In the genome of Verrucomicrobiota bacterium, the window CCTTGCAGATTCGGCGTCCCTTTCCAGTTACGCCTGGTCAAGTCTCTGGCATTTCCCCAAACGCGCGACGCGGCCCTCTTTTCTGGATGCTTTCCGGATGGACTATCTAGAGGATTGTGATGACAGCAAAGGCGGCTGGATTCGCTATCAGAATTTTTTAAAACTCAGGATGGAAACCAATCCCGAAGAACAAGCTAAACTAGAAGAGGAGCTTAATTCGGGCTGGTGCGTTGGAAGTGAGGAATTCAAAGAAGAACTCGCAGCCGAGTACTTTGCGAAAAAAGGGCTGCTGCGAATGGAGAAGAAAGAGCTGAAAGAGTTCAATGAACTACAATGGGAGAAGTACGTTAAAACAGCGATATCGACGCTGAAACAAAAAGAAGCTGATATTCCGGGTAGTCCCTATTCGATACGGTGGAAACTAGCAATCGCGACTCAGCTTAAGCGTAATTCTTCCGTACCGAATGCCTGGTTGAGTCAGCGCCTGAATATGGGAGCACCTAACGTGGTGAGCAACAACTGCGGACGCTATCAACGAGAAGAAGAAACGAGTTGTGAGTATGCCTTTAAATTGCAGAATATGAAATATGAACATTGACCCTATTCTATTGCTTGTGAGTATGCCTTTAAATTGCAGAATATGAAATATGAACATTGACCCTATTCTATTGCTTTTATTTTGATTTATCCAGGATGGCTTCCATCTGATCCATGATGGCGTTCATTCTGTTTACCAAGGCGCGGTAGGGTTCAGGTTTGGATAAATCGACGCCGGCTTTTTTGAGAAGTTCGTGTGGGTAATCAGCACCTCCGTCTTTGAGGAGTTGGATAAAACGGTTAACGGCTGGTTTACCTTCTTTCTGCATATTGTAATAGAGTGCCGTTCCAGCTGTCTTGGACGTGGCGTATTGAT includes:
- a CDS encoding transposase → MARNPRIESSDGLYHVINRGNYRGFIFETEGARISFQKTLFEACQRSGWRLYAFCILSNHFHLCIGTPKGNLSEGMRWLRATFAGRFHKYRKVNGHLFQGRFKSLVVEPGAHWLRLVNYIHLNPIGAGLADSASLSSYAWSSLWHFPKRATRPSFLDAFRMDYLEDCDDSKGGWIRYQNFLKLRMETNPEEQAKLEEELNSGWCVGSEEFKEELAAEYFAKKGLLRMEKKELKEFNELQWEKYVKTAISTLKQKEADIPGSPYSIRWKLAIATQLKRNSSVPNAWLSQRLNMGAPNVVSNNCGRYQREEETSCEYAFKLQNMKYEH